One sulfur-oxidizing endosymbiont of Gigantopelta aegis genomic region harbors:
- the lptM gene encoding LPS translocon maturation chaperone LptM, with product MKWCRAEMALYLIIAILGIGSMITACGQKGPLYKADNNTSLEQTGARHT from the coding sequence ATGAAATGGTGTCGTGCAGAAATGGCACTTTATCTAATTATCGCTATATTAGGTATTGGCAGTATGATCACAGCCTGTGGACAAAAAGGCCCACTGTATAAGGCAGACAATAACACTTCTCTGGAACAAACCGGTGCAAGACATACTTAA
- the lysA gene encoding diaminopimelate decarboxylase has translation MDYFNYQDGQLMAEDNVVAKLAQHYGTPLYIYSRATFERHWHAFDEALGDQPHLICYAVKANSNLGVLNILARLGSGFDIVSLGELERVLAAGGSPDKIVFSGVGKRPDEIKRALEVGIHCFNLESEAEIERVNAVAAEMQMVAPVSVRVNPDVDAKTHPYISTGLKSNKFGIAIEDARAVYQRISQLDNLKIVGVDCHIGSQLLEISPFIDALKRVLALVDNLRKDGIKLQHIDLGGGLGIPYNDEQPPSPAEYAQAIKVVMAGRLQTIILEPGRAIAGNAGILVTRVEFLKPSNDKDGKNFAIIDAAMNDLMRPALYQSWQGIIPVLEGGNPDADTMVYDLVGPVCETGDFLGKDRALAIKANDLLAVRSSGAYGFSMSSNYNSRPRAAEVIVDGAEHYLVRERESIVSLFNSESVLP, from the coding sequence ATGGATTATTTTAACTATCAAGACGGCCAGCTCATGGCTGAAGATAATGTTGTGGCAAAACTGGCACAACATTATGGTACGCCACTTTATATTTATTCTCGTGCGACCTTCGAACGTCACTGGCATGCCTTTGATGAAGCTCTGGGGGATCAGCCGCACCTGATTTGCTATGCGGTTAAAGCAAACTCCAATTTAGGGGTGCTCAATATTCTTGCTCGCTTAGGCAGTGGTTTTGACATTGTTTCTCTGGGTGAATTAGAACGCGTGCTAGCCGCTGGCGGCTCACCGGATAAAATCGTTTTTTCCGGAGTCGGTAAACGCCCCGATGAAATAAAACGCGCTCTGGAAGTCGGTATCCACTGCTTTAATCTTGAATCAGAAGCAGAGATTGAGCGTGTTAATGCCGTGGCAGCAGAGATGCAAATGGTCGCTCCTGTTTCGGTGCGTGTTAACCCCGATGTTGATGCCAAAACCCATCCCTATATTTCCACTGGTCTAAAATCCAATAAATTTGGTATTGCCATTGAAGATGCCCGTGCTGTATATCAACGCATCAGCCAATTAGATAACCTGAAAATTGTTGGTGTGGATTGTCATATCGGCTCACAATTATTAGAAATTTCACCCTTTATCGATGCCCTGAAACGCGTCCTGGCACTGGTGGATAACCTGCGTAAAGACGGCATTAAATTACAGCACATTGATTTAGGTGGTGGCTTGGGCATTCCTTATAATGATGAACAGCCCCCTTCACCCGCAGAATATGCACAGGCAATTAAAGTGGTCATGGCTGGTCGCTTGCAGACCATTATTCTTGAACCTGGCCGTGCGATTGCAGGCAATGCAGGAATTTTAGTCACACGTGTTGAATTTCTTAAGCCAAGCAATGATAAAGACGGTAAAAATTTCGCGATTATCGATGCCGCCATGAATGACTTAATGCGCCCAGCACTGTATCAGTCCTGGCAGGGTATTATCCCCGTACTTGAAGGCGGCAATCCCGATGCCGACACGATGGTATATGATCTGGTAGGGCCGGTCTGTGAAACAGGTGACTTTTTAGGCAAAGATCGTGCCTTGGCTATCAAGGCTAATGATCTACTAGCAGTACGTTCTTCGGGTGCTTATGGTTTCTCAATGAGCTCAAACTATAATTCCCGTCCCCGTGCCGCTGAAGTCATTGTTGATGGAGCAGAACATTATCTGGTGCGTGAGCGCGAGTCTATTGTCTCATTGTTTAACTCTGAATCTGTTTTACCCTAG
- a CDS encoding YchJ family protein, protein MARLANPSSNKANLADCPCQSGLLFQNCCQPFLDTTAEHIPESAEQLMRSRYCAYVVQDESYLLNTWHPKTRPAILDLDTSVDKWIGLKILGSELGQKADNTGTVHFIARFKSNGKAHKLEENSQFEKIDGRWFYRQAIILK, encoded by the coding sequence GTGGCTCGTTTAGCAAACCCTTCATCCAATAAAGCAAACCTAGCGGACTGCCCCTGTCAGTCCGGCTTGCTGTTTCAAAACTGTTGTCAGCCCTTTCTCGACACCACAGCTGAGCACATCCCCGAATCAGCTGAACAGCTAATGCGTTCACGCTATTGTGCCTATGTGGTTCAGGATGAGAGCTATTTATTAAATACCTGGCACCCAAAAACACGTCCAGCAATACTTGATTTAGACACTTCTGTTGATAAATGGATCGGACTGAAAATTCTAGGTTCTGAATTAGGGCAAAAAGCCGATAACACAGGTACAGTGCATTTTATTGCTCGCTTTAAAAGCAATGGCAAGGCGCATAAACTGGAAGAGAATTCACAGTTTGAGAAAATTGACGGACGTTGGTTTTATCGACAAGCGATTATCCTAAAATAA
- the tnpA gene encoding IS66 family insertion sequence element accessory protein TnpA, whose product MSNHSKDASMKQHIEACQASNLSQAVYCQQHKIPSHIFSYYRKKLGYVSSSKQVNTNNQLIPINLLANSPTSNAIKVSHTNGFSLEINSDTNLNQLKSILDLLRTVS is encoded by the coding sequence ATGAGCAACCATTCAAAAGATGCTTCGATGAAGCAACACATAGAGGCCTGCCAAGCCAGTAACTTAAGCCAGGCAGTTTATTGTCAACAACATAAGATACCCTCTCATATTTTTAGCTATTATCGAAAGAAGTTGGGTTATGTTAGCTCATCAAAACAGGTCAACACCAACAATCAACTCATTCCCATTAATTTACTGGCCAATTCCCCCACAAGCAATGCAATTAAAGTAAGCCATACCAATGGTTTCAGTTTGGAAATCAATTCTGATACGAACCTGAATCAGCTCAAGTCCATTCTGGATTTGCTCAGGACTGTTTCATGA
- the tnpB gene encoding IS66 family insertion sequence element accessory protein TnpB (TnpB, as the term is used for proteins encoded by IS66 family insertion elements, is considered an accessory protein, since TnpC, encoded by a neighboring gene, is a DDE family transposase.), translating to MITGITVNQVYLVSGVTDMRKATNGLSLIVSEQLEHNPFDGSVFVFCNRQRDKLKILYWERNGFWLYYRTLEKGKFQWPMEKEQPTLSLTLRELQWLLDGLSCTQHHAHPEIHGLENN from the coding sequence ATGATAACGGGCATCACAGTCAATCAGGTTTATCTGGTTTCTGGTGTTACCGATATGAGAAAAGCAACCAATGGGCTATCACTGATTGTCTCAGAGCAATTGGAACACAATCCCTTTGATGGCAGTGTCTTTGTTTTTTGTAATCGTCAGCGAGATAAACTTAAAATACTGTACTGGGAGCGTAATGGTTTCTGGCTTTACTATCGTACACTTGAAAAAGGGAAATTCCAGTGGCCGATGGAAAAAGAACAACCCACTCTTTCGTTAACACTGAGAGAATTACAGTGGTTACTGGATGGTTTATCTTGCACACAACACCATGCTCACCCTGAAATTCATGGTCTGGAAAACAACTAA